GCGAAACCCAATCGAGCCAAAGAGTACCTGAAGAACTGGGTACCATACAGGTACAAGCGGTACGTGATGTTTGCGATTGTTACGATCGTAAGCTTGGTGCTGCCCTGGATACGAATAAACGGGAACCACTTTTTTCTATTGAACTTCGATCATATGCAGCTGCATCTTTTTTTCGTACGGTTCGATATGCAAGAACTGTACCTAATGCCGTTTTTGCTATGGATTCTGTTTTTCGGGATCTTTTTCATCACCACCCTTGGTGGTCGGGTATGGTGCGGATGGAGCTGTCCACAGACTATTTTCAGAGTGATCTATAGAGATCTGATCGAAACGAAACTGCTGCACTTGAGAAAACGGATCAGCAATAAACAGATCGAACCGGATATGAGTAAACCGGAGAATAAAGTCAAAAAAGTGATCGCGATTCTCATCTGGTCCGTTCTCGCATTCATCGCGGCGGCAGATTTTCTGTGGTACTTCGTTCCACCGGAAGACTTCATCAGATATATCCAAGATCCGGCCAACCATACGATCTTGATGGGATTTTGGGTAGGGATCGCTCTATTCTTGATCGCGGACGTGGTGTTCATCAAAGAGAATTTTTGTATCTACATCTGTCCATACGCAAGAGTACAGTCTGTGCTGTACGATGAAGATACCTTCCAGACAGTGTATGACTATAAACGGGGCGGAAGAATCTACGATGAACATGGTAACCTGATCGTGCACAACAAAAAAGAGCTCAAATCCCAAAAAGAGGATGCAGAGTGTACCTTGTGTGAATCTTGCGTCAAAGTGTGTCCTACCCATATCGATATCCGAAAAGGGATGCAGCTAGAGTGCATCAACTGCTTGGAGTGCGCAGACGCCTGTACGAAAGTGATGGGGGCACTTGGAAAAGAGAGCCTGGTACGCTGGACAAGCTACTACGCACTAGAGAGTGGTAAACCAACCCGAGTCTTTCGATTTCGAATCATCGCCTACATCGTGATGCTCACCATCGCATTCGTGGCTCTGTTCTGGATGGGAAGCAAAAAAGAGCATATGCTTCTTAACATCAACAGGACAAGCCAGCTCTATAAAATAGAACCAGACGGCAAAGTGAAAAACACTTACGTCTTCTTGTTCCAAAACACAGAGCGACAAAAACATAAATACTACTTCGAAGTAGTCAACAACAAAGATATCAAGATCGAGCGGCCACGAAAACCGTTTACTGTCATTCCTGGCAAAAAAGTGAAAAAGGTTGTGGTGCTCTATACAGACAAAGTATTGGTGAAAAACAGCAAAAAAGATACACCGATCCCAATCAAGATCAAAGCCTATGCGGTGGATGATCCAAAAAAGATCGCAGTGTACAGAAACACCATCTTCGTCTTCCCGCGTTGGGATATCTATCAAAAACATCTGAAAAAATAGGGGATGTTCTCCCCTGTTGCTGCTACATAGGAGGGGTGGATGAAAGTAGCAATACCGGTAAAAATGAATAAAAAAGATTCAGCGATTTCGCCACTGTTTGGCCATGCCAAATGGTTTGCATTTATTGAAAATGGAAATATCACGATCAAACAGAATCCGCACGATGGAGGAGTACAGGTAGTGGAATGGCTTTTGGATGAAGGGATAGATGTGGTGATCACACAACATATTGGACTCAAGCCTTTTACACTGTTACAAAAAATGGATGTAGATGTATATTATCCGGGAGATAGTCGAATTACCATAGATGAAGCGATGCAGTGTTTCAACCAAAACAGATGTGAAAAGATCACATTTGACTCGATTGAGAAATTTGCACGGCATAAACATTGAGGAGGTATGATGGGCAAAGAGGGATTTAATGAGTTTGGTGAGCCAACACTGCAAAAATTGGATGATTATGGCAAGAAAGCTCCGGAAGAGAAGAGAAAAGCGATACTTTGGGTGATTATCACGGGACTTGTTCTTGGCGTATTTTATGCGATGGCGAAGTACTACTTTAAAGATGTCGGTGAAAAAGAGATCAATGTTCCACGGGAGCAGAAAATCATGCACTATTAGGAGTGAAAAATGAAAAAGGTTGTTGTGCTTGGAGGAGGATTTGCTGGAGTCGAGGCGGCAATATTTTTGAGAAAAGAGGGATTTGAAGTTGATCTCATTTCGCCTAGACCTTACATGTATATCTATCCAACTTCGATTTGGGTACCTGTGTATGAGGCTGAATTTGCAGATGTATGTATTCCTATGAGTGATTTGAGCAATGTCCATGGTTTTACATATATTCAAGACACTATAGAAAAAATTGATGCAAAAAACAGAAAAGCCTATGGCAAAAAGGGTGAATATAGCGGCAATTTTTTGGTTATCGCTATGGGTGCCGGGAAAGTCAAGCATGAAGGAAGTGAACATTATATGAGTATCTGCGGGGAGCCCCAAGATGCAATCCGGATGCGAGACAGACTCGATCTTTTGATAACCGAAAAGGGTCATGGAAAAATTGCCATGGGATTTGGAGGCAATCCAAAAGATAGTTCTGCCGTGCGTGGGGGACCAGCATTTGAGATGATCTTCAATGTGCATAACTACCTCAAGAAAAAGGGTCTTCGAGACAAGTTTGAGCTCACCTTTTTTGCGACAATGGCAGAACCCGGGAAAAGACTTGGCCCACAAGCATTGAAAATGATGGATGTTTTCTTCAATAAACTGGGTATCAAAAAACATTTTGGGAAGAAAATCAAACGGTTCGAGCAAGATGGCATCGTTTTTGAAGATGATAGCTTTTTAGAGAGTGACTATACGATGTTCATACCTGCAAATGCCGGTCACCCTGTCTTTCAAGAATCGGATCTGCCTCTTAGTGAAGCCGGTTTTATTTTAGTGGATGAGTATTGTGAAGTTAAAGATAAGCCAGGAGTTTACGCCATAGGTGACAGCGCTTATATCCAAGGACCACAGTGGAGAGCAAAGCAGGGACATATCGCCGAAGTGATGGCGCGAAATACAGCAAACAATATTGCAATTGATGCAGGTGTGAAAGTTGGGAAAAAGGAGAGCTATATCGAGCATCTCAATATCATCTGCGTTATGGACAGTGGCGACGGAGCGGCCTTTGTCTACCGTGATGACAAGAGAGGATTTATGTTGCCTATGCCTGTCGTGGGACACTGGCTCAAAAAAGGATGGGGATGGTACTGTCGAAACTCTAAACTGGAAAAGATTCCAAGGCTTCCGGGACTTTAAGAAATGTTTACAAAACTTTCACCTATAATAAATTTTTATATTTACGGCTTTCGAAATATGAGCAAGCTTGGTAGAAAGCTGTGGCTCATTATCGCAATAAAGTTATTTATTTTTTTTGTGGTAATCAAGATGCTCTTTTTTCCTGATATCCTGCAAGAGAAGTTTCATTCGGATAAGGAAAGAGCAGACTATGTTATGAAAAATCTCTTGGGAGGGGAAAAATGATTGATCCAACACTCGTTGATTGGAGCAGAGCCCAATTTGCTCTGACTGCAATCTATCACTTTTTGTTTGTTCCGCTGACGTTGGGCCTCTCATTTATCGTAGCGATAATGGAGACACTCTACGTCACCACAGGAGATACAAAATGGAAAGAGGCGACACTCTTTTGGATGAAGCTCTTTG
The Nitratiruptor sp. SB155-2 genome window above contains:
- the ccoG gene encoding cytochrome c oxidase accessory protein CcoG — protein: MATATAKPNRAKEYLKNWVPYRYKRYVMFAIVTIVSLVLPWIRINGNHFFLLNFDHMQLHLFFVRFDMQELYLMPFLLWILFFGIFFITTLGGRVWCGWSCPQTIFRVIYRDLIETKLLHLRKRISNKQIEPDMSKPENKVKKVIAILIWSVLAFIAAADFLWYFVPPEDFIRYIQDPANHTILMGFWVGIALFLIADVVFIKENFCIYICPYARVQSVLYDEDTFQTVYDYKRGGRIYDEHGNLIVHNKKELKSQKEDAECTLCESCVKVCPTHIDIRKGMQLECINCLECADACTKVMGALGKESLVRWTSYYALESGKPTRVFRFRIIAYIVMLTIAFVALFWMGSKKEHMLLNINRTSQLYKIEPDGKVKNTYVFLFQNTERQKHKYYFEVVNNKDIKIERPRKPFTVIPGKKVKKVVVLYTDKVLVKNSKKDTPIPIKIKAYAVDDPKKIAVYRNTIFVFPRWDIYQKHLKK
- a CDS encoding NAD(P)/FAD-dependent oxidoreductase, whose translation is MKKVVVLGGGFAGVEAAIFLRKEGFEVDLISPRPYMYIYPTSIWVPVYEAEFADVCIPMSDLSNVHGFTYIQDTIEKIDAKNRKAYGKKGEYSGNFLVIAMGAGKVKHEGSEHYMSICGEPQDAIRMRDRLDLLITEKGHGKIAMGFGGNPKDSSAVRGGPAFEMIFNVHNYLKKKGLRDKFELTFFATMAEPGKRLGPQALKMMDVFFNKLGIKKHFGKKIKRFEQDGIVFEDDSFLESDYTMFIPANAGHPVFQESDLPLSEAGFILVDEYCEVKDKPGVYAIGDSAYIQGPQWRAKQGHIAEVMARNTANNIAIDAGVKVGKKESYIEHLNIICVMDSGDGAAFVYRDDKRGFMLPMPVVGHWLKKGWGWYCRNSKLEKIPRLPGL
- a CDS encoding NifB/NifX family molybdenum-iron cluster-binding protein; the protein is MKVAIPVKMNKKDSAISPLFGHAKWFAFIENGNITIKQNPHDGGVQVVEWLLDEGIDVVITQHIGLKPFTLLQKMDVDVYYPGDSRITIDEAMQCFNQNRCEKITFDSIEKFARHKH
- a CDS encoding DUF4492 domain-containing protein: MFTKLSPIINFYIYGFRNMSKLGRKLWLIIAIKLFIFFVVIKMLFFPDILQEKFHSDKERADYVMKNLLGGEK